The proteins below are encoded in one region of Macrococcus armenti:
- a CDS encoding phage major tail protein, TP901-1 family, with translation MAINQTVSKGTKTVLFFQAMDDTTTDGNQLRLAFQTEHELSRERESIEENTKDGTLKDTGSENATLDITSYVVRNDKTHQLLKNAYVEDKMLQAWEVDITEPNESGKYPATYMQGKLTNYNTSSGTDGYTELSTTFAVNLSPREGEVTLTPEQFTAVQYAFQDFGALATAAQSV, from the coding sequence ATGGCGATTAATCAAACGGTGTCTAAAGGTACTAAGACGGTATTATTCTTCCAAGCGATGGACGATACTACTACAGACGGTAATCAGTTACGCTTAGCGTTCCAAACTGAACACGAATTATCTCGTGAGCGTGAGTCAATCGAAGAAAATACGAAAGACGGTACGTTAAAAGATACAGGATCGGAGAACGCTACATTAGATATCACGTCTTACGTAGTACGTAACGATAAAACGCACCAATTACTTAAAAACGCATACGTAGAAGATAAAATGCTACAAGCGTGGGAAGTCGATATTACAGAGCCTAACGAAAGCGGTAAATATCCTGCTACGTATATGCAAGGTAAATTAACGAACTATAACACGTCAAGTGGTACTGACGGATATACAGAGTTATCGACTACTTTCGCAGTAAACTTATCTCCGCGTGAAGGCGAAGTTACATTAACACCGGAACAGTTCACGGCAGTTCAATACGCATTCCAAGACTTTGGTGCGTTAGCTACGGCAGCACAATCGGTTTAA
- a CDS encoding tail assembly chaperone, protein MNIKLKDTTYELDLGIGFALALDSKYKFKQNVMNDLDAEFGLGVQILYGQLSAVSIQAIVEFFKAGLTDVKTKSYSDKDLNKAIQELAVEAGGFASLAQECVEALQNVGLYNHIFEAVVQTIPNEE, encoded by the coding sequence ATGAATATTAAATTAAAAGATACTACATACGAATTAGACTTAGGAATCGGCTTTGCATTAGCGCTAGATTCTAAATATAAATTTAAGCAGAACGTTATGAACGATTTAGACGCTGAATTCGGATTAGGCGTACAGATTCTTTACGGGCAATTATCGGCAGTAAGTATTCAAGCGATTGTAGAATTCTTTAAGGCCGGATTAACTGACGTTAAAACGAAATCTTATAGCGATAAAGACCTTAATAAAGCGATTCAAGAGTTAGCGGTAGAGGCAGGCGGATTCGCTTCATTGGCACAAGAGTGTGTCGAGGCGTTACAGAACGTGGGTTTGTACAATCACATCTTCGAGGCAGTCGTGCAGACGATTCCGAACGAAGAATAA